Proteins found in one Plasmodium coatneyi strain Hackeri chromosome 10, complete sequence genomic segment:
- a CDS encoding CDK-activating kinase assembly factor codes for MDEYKCSSCLDDVCTRSEKKLFYFDICKHKICGECLENHLSQHSKQHCPRCKIGVSKKNVTPFDIEERIYSNQKNIRSQLTEIFNKKRHNFESTPLYNNYLEQIEDIIYLLTNEADEKKRKIIEAYIKKYEKENQKIIEENNVIIFENEKKKIHDIVKQEGNFYEIIKHRPLIKKYQNESFVHSLVRENPKLFDEIKVTNITESQPQPLNPAIKNDTDIPLRRFSSEEELKKSDHAGGYDISIVFKRCDTEFNSTIYLNI; via the coding sequence ATGGATGAATACAAATGCAGCAGCTGCCTAGACGACGTGTGCACGAGGAGCGAAAAAAAGCTGTTCTACTTTGACATTTGTAAACATAAGATCTGCGGAGAATGTCTGGAGAACCACCTCAGCCAGCATAGCAAGCAACATTGCCCACGTTGCAAAATAGGtgtgtcaaaaaaaaatgtgactCCCTTTGACATCGAAGAGAGAATCTACTCCAATCAAAAAAACATCCGATCCCAATTGACcgaaatttttaacaaaaaaagacacaACTTTGAAAGTACCCCCCTGTACAATAACTACTTGGAGCAAATTGAAGACATCATCTACCTGTTAACAAACGAAGCggacgaaaaaaagagaaaaataatcGAAGCatacattaaaaaatacgaaaaggaaaatcaaaaaatcatagaagaaaataatgttatcatatttgaaaatgaaaaaaaaaaaatacatgatATTGTAAAACAGGAAGGGAACTTTTATGAAATTATTAAGCACAGACCACTTAtcaaaaaatatcaaaatgAGTCATTTGTGCATTCCCTTGTTAGAGAAAATCCCAAGCTGTTTGATGAAATAAAAGTTACGAACATTACTGAGAGCCAGCCACAGCCACTAAATCCTGCCATCAAGAACGACACAGACATTCCTTTGCGTAGATTTTCCTCAGAAGAGGAGCTGAAGAAGTCGGACCATGCGGGGGGGTACGATATCTCCATCGTCTTTAAAAGGTGCGACACGGAGTTCAATTCCACCATTTATCTTAACATATGA